Proteins encoded by one window of Erythrobacter sp.:
- a CDS encoding UDP-N-acetylmuramoyl-L-alanine--D-glutamate ligase produces the protein MITSRAFAGRRYCVMGLARSGMAAVESLLASGAQVTAWDRREEPREELAGRVTLGDPMEIDLSGFEAIVVSPGVPLNTHPLVPRARAAGVPIIGDIELFAQARADLPRHKVVGITGTNGKSTTTALVTHILMQAGVPALMGGNIGLPILAQEPLPEGGVYVLELSSYQIDLTFTLDCDVAVLLNVTPDHLDRYDYSFEAYSASKRRLHAMQSPTNAWAECLGAEGNWPTSLADAPALQGPHNAQNAAAALFIAHALKVERSEAVSALATYPGLPHRMERVATSKGVLFINDSKATNPASTAPALAAWPPQTDGRKRLHWICGGLPKEDNLDDCAPHYGNVACAYTIGEAGPLFADLLEPHMPVERCELLPEAVRRAVENAREGDVVMLSPACASFDQFRDYEVRGDTFRELVAELGCGGDRACCGLAEREGDEA, from the coding sequence ATGATCACTTCGCGCGCCTTTGCCGGGAGACGCTACTGCGTGATGGGGCTGGCGCGCTCGGGCATGGCGGCGGTCGAGAGCCTGCTGGCGAGCGGGGCGCAGGTGACCGCGTGGGACCGGCGCGAGGAACCGCGCGAGGAGCTGGCGGGCAGGGTGACGCTGGGCGATCCGATGGAAATCGACCTGTCGGGGTTCGAGGCGATCGTGGTTTCCCCCGGCGTGCCGCTCAACACCCACCCGCTGGTGCCCCGCGCGCGGGCGGCAGGGGTGCCGATCATCGGCGATATCGAACTGTTCGCGCAGGCCCGTGCGGACCTGCCAAGGCACAAGGTCGTCGGCATCACCGGCACCAACGGCAAGAGCACCACCACCGCGCTGGTGACGCATATCCTGATGCAGGCGGGCGTGCCTGCACTGATGGGCGGCAACATCGGCCTGCCGATCCTGGCGCAGGAGCCTCTTCCCGAAGGCGGGGTCTATGTGCTGGAGCTGTCGAGCTACCAGATCGACCTGACGTTCACGCTCGATTGCGATGTGGCGGTGTTGTTGAATGTGACGCCGGATCATCTGGATCGGTATGACTATAGTTTTGAGGCCTATTCCGCGTCAAAGCGGCGACTCCACGCGATGCAGTCGCCAACGAATGCGTGGGCGGAATGTTTGGGAGCCGAGGGCAACTGGCCGACCTCGCTAGCAGATGCACCGGCGCTCCAAGGGCCTCACAATGCGCAAAACGCAGCAGCCGCGCTGTTTATCGCACACGCCTTGAAGGTCGAACGCTCAGAGGCCGTATCTGCACTTGCAACCTACCCCGGCCTCCCGCACCGGATGGAGCGGGTCGCCACCAGCAAGGGCGTGCTGTTCATCAACGATTCCAAGGCCACCAACCCCGCTTCCACCGCTCCCGCGCTCGCTGCCTGGCCGCCGCAGACGGACGGGCGCAAGCGGCTGCACTGGATTTGCGGCGGCTTGCCCAAGGAAGACAATCTCGACGATTGCGCCCCGCACTACGGCAATGTCGCCTGTGCCTACACCATCGGTGAAGCTGGCCCGCTGTTTGCCGACCTGCTCGAACCGCACATGCCGGTCGAACGCTGCGAGCTGCTGCCCGAAGCGGTGCGCCGCGCGGTGGAGAACGCGCGCGAAGGCGACGTGGTGATGCTCAGCCCCGCCTGCGCCAGCTTCGACCAGTTCCGCGACTACGAAGTGCGCGGCGATACCTTCCGCGAACTGGTGGCCGAACTGGGCTGCGGCGGCGATCGCGCCTGCTGCGGACTTGCCGAGCGGGAAGGCGACGAAGCATGA
- the rsmH gene encoding 16S rRNA (cytosine(1402)-N(4))-methyltransferase RsmH: MTAPAPHIPVLLAEVLEALAPQPGDVIIDATFGAGGYTRALLDAGATVHAFDRDPDAIAAGSAWPETQGGSPRLVLHPRRFSEMVAGMAEVGIAQVDGIAMDIGVSSMQLDQADRGFAFSSNGPLDMTMSRAGPTAADFVNTAEADEIADVLYRYGEERQSRRVARAIVAARPLTTTGELAQVVRKALGYRAGAGKDPATRSFQAIRIHVNGELDELEQGLSAAEALLREGGRLAVVSFHSLEDRMVKTFLRDAANMTPRSSRHLPEARVVPLPRFGPLPKAVRPSAAEIERNPRARSATLRSAIRTNAPARENAA, translated from the coding sequence GTGACCGCTCCCGCTCCCCACATTCCCGTTCTGCTCGCCGAAGTGCTTGAAGCGCTGGCCCCGCAGCCGGGCGATGTCATTATCGACGCGACTTTCGGCGCGGGCGGCTACACCCGCGCGCTGCTTGATGCGGGCGCAACCGTCCATGCTTTCGACCGCGATCCCGATGCGATTGCAGCGGGCAGCGCCTGGCCCGAGACGCAGGGGGGTAGTCCGCGCCTCGTGCTCCACCCGCGCCGCTTCTCCGAAATGGTCGCCGGGATGGCCGAGGTGGGTATTGCGCAGGTGGACGGGATCGCGATGGATATCGGGGTCTCCTCGATGCAGCTCGACCAGGCCGATCGCGGCTTTGCCTTTTCCAGCAATGGCCCGCTCGACATGACGATGAGCCGCGCCGGGCCGACCGCCGCCGATTTCGTCAATACGGCCGAAGCCGACGAAATTGCTGACGTGCTCTACCGCTACGGCGAGGAGCGCCAGTCGCGCCGGGTTGCCCGCGCCATCGTCGCCGCGCGCCCGCTGACGACCACTGGCGAACTGGCCCAGGTGGTGCGCAAGGCGCTGGGATACCGCGCGGGTGCGGGCAAGGATCCGGCCACCCGCAGCTTCCAGGCCATCCGCATCCATGTGAATGGTGAGCTGGACGAACTGGAGCAGGGCCTTTCCGCTGCCGAAGCCCTGCTGCGCGAAGGCGGGCGGCTGGCCGTGGTCAGCTTCCACAGCCTCGAAGACCGGATGGTCAAAACCTTTCTCCGCGATGCCGCGAACATGACCCCTCGCAGCTCGCGCCACCTGCCCGAAGCGCGCGTCGTTCCCCTTCCGCGCTTCGGGCCTTTACCCAAGGCAGTGCGCCCGTCTGCTGCCGAGATCGAGCGCAATCCGCGCGCCCGGTCCGCCACCCTGCGCTCCGCCATTCGCACCAATGCCCCCGCACGGGAGAACGCCGCATGA
- a CDS encoding phospho-N-acetylmuramoyl-pentapeptide-transferase, with translation MLYFFAQMFEFEGLLNLIRYQTFRAGAAMMTALLIGLVIGPRFINMLRVRQGKGQPIRSDGPQSHQAKVGTPTMGGLMILTSLTISMLLWMDLASPFVWACLAVTVGFGLIGFLDDYDKVTKRSHKGVSAKVRLLAEFVVAGVASWLIVSEINTNLYVPFVFNEYVPLGWFYYVFAAFVIVGAGNAVNLTDGLDGLATMPVVIAAGAFLLICYLVGRADFSEYLGIPHVPGAGELAIMCAAIMGAGLAFLWFNAPPAAVFMGDTGSLALGGGLGAIAVASHHEIVLGIVGGLFVLEAVSVIIQVFWFKRTGRRVFRMAPIHHHFEQLGWKESTVVIRFWIIAIVLAVIGLSTLKLR, from the coding sequence ATGCTGTATTTCTTCGCCCAGATGTTTGAGTTCGAAGGCCTGCTGAACCTGATCCGGTATCAGACCTTCCGCGCCGGTGCTGCGATGATGACCGCGCTGCTGATCGGGCTGGTGATCGGGCCGCGCTTCATCAATATGCTGCGCGTGCGGCAGGGCAAGGGCCAACCGATCCGCAGCGACGGCCCGCAGAGCCACCAGGCCAAGGTCGGCACGCCGACGATGGGCGGGCTGATGATCCTGACTTCGCTCACCATTTCGATGCTGTTGTGGATGGATCTTGCCAGCCCGTTCGTCTGGGCCTGCCTCGCCGTCACCGTCGGTTTCGGGCTGATCGGCTTCCTCGACGATTACGACAAGGTGACCAAGCGCAGCCACAAGGGCGTCTCGGCGAAGGTGCGGCTGCTGGCCGAATTCGTTGTGGCAGGGGTGGCGAGCTGGCTGATCGTCAGCGAAATCAATACCAATCTGTACGTGCCGTTCGTGTTCAATGAATATGTGCCGCTGGGCTGGTTCTATTACGTGTTTGCCGCCTTCGTGATCGTTGGCGCGGGCAATGCGGTGAACCTGACCGACGGGCTGGACGGGCTGGCGACCATGCCGGTGGTGATCGCCGCAGGGGCGTTCCTGCTGATCTGCTACCTGGTGGGGCGCGCCGACTTTTCCGAATATCTGGGCATTCCGCACGTGCCGGGCGCGGGCGAACTGGCGATCATGTGCGCGGCCATCATGGGCGCCGGGCTCGCCTTCCTGTGGTTCAACGCGCCGCCAGCAGCGGTGTTCATGGGCGATACCGGTTCGCTGGCGCTCGGCGGCGGACTGGGCGCGATCGCAGTGGCCAGCCATCACGAGATCGTGCTCGGCATCGTTGGCGGGCTGTTCGTGCTCGAAGCCGTCAGCGTCATCATCCAGGTGTTCTGGTTCAAGCGGACCGGGCGGCGGGTGTTCCGCATGGCCCCGATCCACCACCATTTCGAACAGCTCGGCTGGAAGGAAAGCACCGTGGTGATCCGCTTCTGGATCATCGCCATCGTCCTTGCCGTGATCGGCCTTTCGACGCTGAAGCTGCGGTGA
- a CDS encoding UDP-N-acetylmuramoyl-L-alanyl-D-glutamate--2,6-diaminopimelate ligase yields the protein MRLGELALAAGIDAGTAGEATITGFAIDHRKIAPGNVFGAFEGTVVNGEDFIPAAIASGAVAIVARPGAKVEGALHIPDTIPRRLFAQLAARYFRPTPEVVVAVTGTNGKTSTVEMTRQIWRMCGHRAASIGTLGVTTPDESVSTGLTTPDIVTFLGNMTGLAREGVTHVAYEASSHGLSQYRNEGLPVKAGAFTNLSRDHLDYHADMDDYFAAKMRLFTEVVDKDGSAVIWADDAWSARAISTAREAGLRVFTVGSEGEQLRLVSRTPTQLGQDLLVSYGPTTQKLRLPLIGAYQVANALTAAGLVLATGGDPAQVLDALSRLQPVRGRLERAVIAQSGAPVYVDYAHTPDALTAAIAALRPHVAGRLITVFGAGGDRDRGKRVPMGEAAMAGSDLVIITDDNPRGEDAATIRAEVLAGAQGAREVGGRRDAIAAAIAEAGKDDIVLIAGKGHEQGQIVGSGENMRVLPFDDVTVARECAAALAGGDGR from the coding sequence ATGCGGCTGGGCGAACTTGCCCTCGCCGCCGGGATCGATGCGGGAACTGCGGGCGAAGCCACGATCACCGGTTTTGCCATCGATCACCGCAAGATTGCGCCCGGCAATGTCTTCGGCGCGTTCGAAGGCACGGTAGTGAACGGGGAGGACTTCATTCCTGCCGCCATTGCATCGGGAGCTGTAGCCATAGTCGCCCGACCCGGAGCCAAGGTCGAGGGCGCGCTGCATATCCCCGATACCATCCCGCGCCGCCTGTTCGCGCAACTGGCCGCGCGCTATTTCCGCCCGACACCCGAAGTGGTGGTGGCGGTGACGGGCACCAATGGCAAGACCTCCACGGTCGAGATGACCCGGCAGATATGGCGCATGTGCGGCCACCGCGCCGCCAGCATAGGCACGCTGGGCGTGACCACGCCGGACGAAAGCGTTTCCACCGGACTCACCACGCCTGATATTGTCACTTTCCTCGGCAACATGACCGGGCTGGCGCGCGAAGGCGTCACCCATGTCGCCTACGAAGCGAGCAGCCACGGGCTGAGCCAGTATCGCAACGAGGGACTGCCGGTAAAAGCCGGGGCATTCACTAACCTGTCTCGCGACCACCTCGATTACCATGCCGACATGGACGACTATTTCGCTGCGAAGATGCGCCTGTTCACCGAAGTGGTGGACAAGGACGGCTCGGCAGTGATCTGGGCCGATGATGCTTGGTCCGCGCGTGCAATAAGCACTGCGCGGGAAGCGGGCCTACGGGTCTTCACCGTTGGCTCGGAAGGCGAGCAGCTGCGGCTGGTCTCGCGCACGCCGACGCAACTCGGGCAAGACCTGCTCGTCAGCTACGGCCCTACAACGCAGAAGCTGCGGCTGCCGCTGATCGGCGCCTATCAGGTCGCCAACGCGCTCACCGCCGCAGGGCTCGTACTGGCAACAGGCGGCGATCCGGCGCAGGTGCTCGACGCGCTCTCGCGCTTGCAACCCGTGCGCGGGCGGCTCGAACGCGCGGTCATCGCGCAGAGCGGCGCGCCGGTCTATGTCGACTACGCGCACACGCCCGACGCGCTGACCGCCGCGATTGCCGCGCTGCGTCCGCATGTGGCGGGCCGCCTCATAACCGTGTTCGGCGCGGGCGGGGACCGGGACCGGGGCAAGCGCGTGCCGATGGGCGAAGCGGCAATGGCCGGTAGTGACCTTGTCATTATCACCGACGATAATCCGCGCGGAGAAGATGCCGCAACGATCCGCGCCGAAGTATTGGCCGGAGCGCAAGGCGCGCGCGAAGTCGGCGGGCGGCGCGATGCCATTGCCGCCGCTATCGCCGAAGCGGGCAAGGACGATATCGTGCTGATCGCGGGCAAGGGCCACGAACAGGGACAGATTGTGGGATCGGGAGAGAATATGCGCGTGCTGCCCTTCGATGACGTGACCGTGGCGCGCGAATGCGCTGCTGCACTGGCCGGGGGCGACGGACGATGA
- a CDS encoding division/cell wall cluster transcriptional repressor MraZ, giving the protein MSQRPAGYRGQGFSLRGEKNRFVLPPSFRKVFADNNDENVLCLIPHDRYPCLSAFGLSRTDSFADLLDKEEENAVRRGEAFDRDLRSMQLWGFAEASFDQSGRFILPDHLPGLVNISDNICFLGGGEFITLWDLDKLGSMGAPFAGPYAACKAMAADARAKAKGKGK; this is encoded by the coding sequence GTGTCGCAGCGACCGGCAGGATACAGGGGGCAGGGCTTTTCGCTTCGCGGCGAGAAGAACCGCTTCGTCCTGCCGCCTTCGTTCCGCAAGGTGTTTGCCGACAACAATGACGAGAACGTGCTGTGCCTGATCCCGCACGATCGCTACCCCTGCCTGAGCGCATTCGGATTATCACGCACCGACAGCTTTGCCGACCTGCTCGACAAGGAAGAGGAAAACGCGGTCCGTCGCGGCGAGGCGTTTGACCGGGATCTCCGCTCGATGCAGCTGTGGGGCTTTGCCGAAGCCAGCTTCGACCAGAGCGGGCGCTTCATCCTGCCCGATCACTTGCCCGGCTTGGTGAACATCAGCGACAACATCTGCTTCCTCGGCGGCGGCGAATTCATCACCCTGTGGGATCTCGACAAGCTGGGATCGATGGGCGCGCCGTTTGCCGGTCCCTATGCCGCTTGCAAGGCAATGGCCGCTGATGCGCGCGCGAAGGCAAAGGGGAAAGGCAAGTGA
- a CDS encoding 2Fe-2S iron-sulfur cluster binding domain-containing protein, which translates to MPKLIVVNRAGEETTVDVTSGLTVMEAIRDNGFDELLALCGGCCSCATCHVHVDPAFSDKLPAMSEDEDDLLDSSDHRDATSRLSCQIPFTDALDGLKVTIAEED; encoded by the coding sequence ATGCCCAAGCTGATCGTGGTCAACCGTGCAGGCGAGGAAACGACCGTCGACGTCACCAGCGGCCTTACCGTGATGGAAGCCATCCGTGACAACGGCTTTGACGAGCTACTGGCGCTGTGCGGCGGCTGCTGTTCGTGCGCGACGTGCCACGTGCACGTCGATCCGGCCTTCTCCGACAAGCTGCCCGCGATGAGCGAGGACGAGGACGACCTGCTCGATTCCAGCGACCACCGCGATGCGACCTCGCGGCTTTCGTGTCAGATTCCCTTCACCGATGCGCTGGACGGGCTGAAAGTCACGATTGCCGAAGAAGACTGA
- a CDS encoding ABC transporter, with amino-acid sequence MGTIPIYWGETEGFDEILAGEAQPHWARAFIERRAPLAPLDYLSAEALAPHRALLMAQPRGLTAEENVALDAWVREGGHVLLFVDPMMTGESRFGLGDRRRPQDVALLSPILAHWGLGLHFDEGQDEGLVQVDHFGTTLPVNLRGTFAYTGEAQHCAIPGDGLLAHCSLGLGQVLLVADAAMLDLAGPYEGAAAGFDSLLAHIFPQFGESAGIAVEASAQPTENRRFPASEGNDGRHHGTAGEETSS; translated from the coding sequence ATGGGCACGATCCCTATCTATTGGGGCGAGACCGAAGGCTTCGATGAAATCCTTGCCGGCGAAGCGCAACCGCATTGGGCGAGGGCATTTATCGAACGTCGCGCGCCGCTCGCGCCGCTGGATTATCTTTCGGCAGAGGCACTGGCCCCGCATCGCGCACTATTAATGGCGCAGCCACGCGGATTGACCGCGGAAGAGAATGTCGCGCTGGATGCCTGGGTTCGCGAAGGTGGCCATGTGCTGCTGTTCGTCGATCCCATGATGACCGGCGAATCCCGCTTCGGCCTCGGCGATCGACGGCGCCCGCAGGATGTCGCGCTGCTGTCCCCGATTCTCGCGCATTGGGGGCTGGGGCTGCATTTCGACGAGGGGCAGGATGAAGGGCTGGTGCAGGTCGATCACTTCGGCACAACGCTGCCGGTAAACCTGCGCGGCACCTTTGCTTACACCGGAGAAGCGCAACATTGCGCTATTCCGGGTGACGGGCTGCTGGCGCATTGCAGCCTTGGGTTGGGGCAAGTGCTGCTGGTGGCCGATGCCGCCATGCTCGATCTTGCGGGTCCGTACGAAGGGGCGGCAGCGGGTTTCGATTCGCTGCTGGCGCATATTTTTCCACAATTCGGGGAAAGCGCGGGAATTGCTGTTGAGGCATCCGCACAACCCACGGAAAACCGCCGTTTTCCTGCTTCAGAGGGGAACGACGGACGCCATCATGGAACTGCCGGAGAAGAGACTTCGTCCTAG
- a CDS encoding UDP-N-acetylmuramoyl-tripeptide--D-alanyl-D-alanine ligase has protein sequence MSALAQTLRWPRLKTDALRLALWTAQEIAEATGGTASEDFQVSGVEMDSRDVVAGDLFVPLKGEAMDGHRFLDAAFRNGAAATIVDRPVDYPHVLVADTTAALHALAKAARARTSARIVGVTGSVGKTGVKEAIFSALERASRGASHRSIRSYNNHVGVPLSLSRMAARSRFGVFEMGMNHAGEIAGLTAQVRPHVAVVTTIAPAHIENLGNMEAIAAAKAEIFAGLEKGGTAVIPADSEHFEQLRDAAVAQGAKVLSFGRSRHADMRLLDAIPQGDGGSLVTACMGAIGLVYTVAEPGEHWIDNSLCVMAAVHAAGGDLGAAGLALAEMGGLKGRGARLRVKVPGGHALLIDESYNANPASMRATLAQLGQTPASRRVAVLGSMKELGDFAAGFHAQLAAPIVEAGVDFAVLVGPEMLALAREMGKLPRDTLGNALRFAHCDNAGEAIAALQEFGLAGGDAVLVKGSNSVGLARVVEHFAAKET, from the coding sequence ATGAGCGCGCTCGCCCAGACCCTGCGCTGGCCGCGCCTGAAGACCGACGCGCTGCGGCTCGCGCTGTGGACCGCGCAGGAGATCGCCGAAGCGACCGGCGGGACTGCAAGTGAGGACTTCCAGGTCAGCGGTGTCGAAATGGACAGCCGCGATGTGGTGGCTGGCGATCTGTTCGTTCCGCTCAAGGGCGAAGCGATGGATGGCCACCGCTTCCTCGACGCCGCCTTCCGCAACGGTGCGGCAGCCACGATTGTCGATCGCCCGGTCGATTATCCGCACGTGCTGGTGGCCGATACCACCGCCGCGCTGCACGCGCTGGCTAAGGCGGCGCGCGCCCGCACTTCGGCGCGCATCGTCGGCGTCACCGGATCGGTCGGCAAGACCGGGGTGAAGGAAGCGATCTTCTCCGCGCTCGAACGCGCCAGCCGGGGCGCCTCGCACCGCTCGATCCGCAGCTACAACAACCACGTCGGAGTGCCGCTCAGCCTGTCACGGATGGCGGCGCGCAGCCGCTTCGGCGTGTTCGAAATGGGGATGAATCACGCGGGCGAAATCGCCGGACTGACCGCGCAGGTGCGCCCGCATGTCGCCGTCGTGACCACGATTGCCCCCGCGCATATCGAGAACCTCGGCAACATGGAGGCCATCGCGGCGGCCAAGGCGGAAATTTTCGCCGGGCTGGAAAAGGGCGGCACGGCTGTCATCCCCGCCGACAGCGAGCATTTCGAACAATTGCGCGATGCCGCAGTGGCCCAAGGGGCCAAGGTGCTTTCCTTCGGCCGCAGCCGCCATGCCGACATGCGCCTGCTCGATGCCATCCCGCAGGGCGATGGCGGCTCGCTCGTCACTGCCTGCATGGGCGCCATCGGGCTGGTCTATACCGTTGCCGAACCGGGCGAGCACTGGATCGACAATTCGCTCTGCGTGATGGCTGCGGTCCATGCCGCCGGGGGCGACCTTGGCGCGGCGGGCTTGGCGCTGGCGGAAATGGGCGGGCTCAAGGGCCGGGGCGCGCGGCTGCGGGTGAAAGTGCCCGGCGGCCATGCGCTGCTGATCGACGAGAGCTACAATGCCAATCCGGCCTCGATGCGCGCCACGCTTGCGCAACTGGGGCAGACGCCTGCCAGCCGCCGGGTGGCCGTGCTCGGCAGCATGAAGGAACTGGGCGACTTTGCCGCCGGCTTCCATGCGCAACTTGCCGCTCCCATTGTCGAGGCCGGGGTCGATTTCGCCGTGCTGGTCGGCCCGGAAATGCTTGCCCTCGCGCGGGAGATGGGGAAACTTCCGCGCGATACGCTTGGCAACGCCTTGCGCTTTGCCCATTGCGACAATGCGGGCGAGGCGATCGCGGCGTTGCAGGAATTCGGACTGGCGGGCGGAGACGCGGTGCTGGTCAAGGGTTCCAATTCTGTGGGGCTTGCGCGCGTGGTCGAACATTTCGCCGCCAAAGAGACCTGA
- a CDS encoding cysteine synthase A, with protein sequence MTAPPPRTDTLELIGNTPLVLLAGASEAAGCEIWGKCEFANPGASVKDRAALWIVRDAEARGELRSGGTVVEGTAGNTGIGMALVANALGYKTVIVMPDNQSKEKMDTLRALGAELVLVPPTKFADPNHFVHTSRRLAEETPGAVWANQFDNVANRRAHIEGTAPEIWDQLEGRVDGFTCAVGTGGTLAGVGMGLKALDENVRIALTDPHGAALYNYYANGELKAEGTSVAEGIGQGRITANLEGAPIDTQFRISDEEGLQWVARLLREEGLCLGLSSGINVAGAVALGRQLLAEGREDARVATILCDTGFRYLSTLYNAEWLASKNLPVFDWLGSS encoded by the coding sequence ATGACTGCTCCTCCTCCCCGCACCGACACGCTCGAATTGATCGGCAATACCCCTCTCGTGCTGCTCGCCGGAGCGAGCGAGGCGGCTGGGTGCGAGATCTGGGGCAAGTGCGAATTCGCCAATCCCGGTGCCTCGGTGAAGGACCGTGCAGCGCTTTGGATCGTCCGCGACGCCGAGGCGCGCGGCGAATTGCGCAGCGGCGGCACGGTGGTGGAGGGCACGGCAGGCAATACCGGGATCGGCATGGCGCTGGTGGCCAACGCGCTCGGCTACAAGACCGTGATCGTGATGCCGGACAACCAGTCCAAGGAAAAGATGGACACGCTGCGCGCGCTCGGCGCGGAACTGGTGCTGGTGCCGCCGACCAAGTTCGCCGACCCCAACCACTTCGTCCACACCTCGCGGCGGCTGGCCGAGGAAACCCCCGGCGCGGTCTGGGCCAACCAGTTCGACAATGTCGCCAACCGCCGCGCGCACATCGAAGGCACGGCCCCGGAAATCTGGGACCAGCTTGAAGGCCGGGTGGACGGCTTCACCTGCGCGGTCGGCACCGGCGGCACGCTGGCAGGCGTGGGCATGGGCTTGAAGGCGCTCGACGAGAATGTCCGCATTGCGCTGACCGATCCGCATGGCGCTGCGCTGTATAACTACTATGCCAACGGCGAGCTGAAGGCCGAAGGAACTTCGGTAGCCGAGGGTATCGGCCAGGGCCGCATTACCGCCAATCTCGAAGGTGCGCCGATCGATACCCAGTTCCGCATTTCCGACGAGGAAGGCTTGCAGTGGGTCGCCCGGCTGCTGCGCGAGGAAGGGCTGTGCCTTGGCCTGTCCTCCGGCATCAATGTCGCGGGCGCAGTGGCGCTGGGGCGGCAACTGTTGGCTGAAGGGCGCGAGGATGCGCGGGTGGCGACGATCCTGTGCGACACCGGGTTCCGCTATCTCTCCACGCTCTACAATGCCGAATGGCTGGCATCGAAGAACCTGCCGGTATTCGACTGGCTAGGTTCATCGTGA
- a CDS encoding penicillin-binding protein 2: MSSLAAPRAIIAGQTGLVDHRRRALLVARLRLLLVILVFTLVALAALVKLAFIGVVQPGPAQQSMADALLPPRGEITDRNGVPLARAFPAYALWYNPDAMAEGGDGGPPLVASPAEVAAGLKAIFPDLDAYEVEQQLASGRPGYIRRRVLPEDANRVMALGELALELPQEEDRHYPQGSMAAHVLGYVAADGHGRVGMEQVLDEQLMNPATRGTPVALSIDMRVQGALEDELRSGMLAVNAVGAAGIVLDVDTGEVLALASMPEFDPNQVVTEDVVLPESRTAAGEMPASFNRMTNQVYELGSTFKPLTVAMAIDAGEITDLGRTWPADRPLIVGGNPIRDSHTIGARLNVPQTLMHSSNITSAQIAQEVGGARMLEYLTQLGMAEPAYIELPARGAPLGMRGDWNASKAAYAGFGHGIAVTPLHLASAYAAMVNGGIWRPATLHRIEPGQAPRGRRVFRASTSARMNQLMRMIAVYGTGRNANAPGFRVGGKTGSAEKPGAGGYRRSTLVSTFAAAFPMDRPRFVIIAMLDEPQGTIASSFQRTAAWNAAPIVGRLVPRIGPQLGVMPDATRDIDLSDLLPLVGEH, translated from the coding sequence GTGAGTTCGCTCGCAGCCCCGCGCGCGATCATTGCCGGGCAGACCGGGCTGGTAGACCACCGCCGCCGGGCACTGCTGGTCGCCCGCCTGCGCCTGCTGCTGGTGATCTTGGTGTTCACGCTCGTGGCTCTGGCGGCGCTGGTCAAGCTGGCCTTCATTGGCGTGGTGCAGCCAGGGCCAGCGCAGCAGAGCATGGCGGATGCACTGCTGCCCCCGCGCGGCGAGATCACCGATCGCAACGGTGTGCCGCTGGCGCGCGCCTTCCCGGCTTATGCGCTGTGGTACAATCCCGATGCGATGGCCGAAGGCGGCGACGGCGGCCCGCCGCTGGTCGCCTCGCCCGCCGAAGTGGCGGCCGGGCTGAAGGCGATCTTCCCCGATCTCGATGCCTACGAGGTCGAGCAGCAGCTCGCTTCGGGCCGTCCCGGTTATATCCGTCGCCGCGTTTTGCCTGAAGATGCCAACCGGGTTATGGCTTTGGGCGAACTGGCGCTGGAACTGCCGCAGGAGGAAGACCGCCACTATCCGCAGGGGTCGATGGCGGCGCACGTGCTCGGCTATGTCGCGGCGGACGGGCATGGCCGCGTGGGCATGGAGCAGGTGCTCGACGAACAACTGATGAACCCCGCCACCCGCGGCACTCCGGTGGCGCTGTCGATCGACATGCGGGTGCAGGGCGCGCTGGAAGACGAATTGCGCAGCGGGATGCTGGCGGTCAACGCGGTGGGCGCGGCAGGGATCGTGCTCGATGTCGATACCGGCGAAGTGCTCGCGCTTGCCTCGATGCCGGAATTCGATCCCAACCAGGTCGTGACCGAGGACGTGGTGCTGCCCGAATCCCGCACGGCGGCGGGAGAAATGCCCGCTTCGTTCAACCGCATGACCAACCAGGTTTACGAACTCGGTTCCACCTTCAAGCCGCTGACCGTGGCTATGGCGATCGATGCCGGGGAAATCACCGATCTGGGGCGCACCTGGCCCGCCGATAGGCCGTTGATCGTGGGGGGCAATCCGATCCGCGACAGCCACACCATCGGCGCGCGGCTCAACGTGCCGCAGACGCTGATGCACTCCTCCAACATCACTTCGGCGCAGATTGCGCAGGAAGTGGGCGGGGCGCGGATGCTCGAATATCTCACCCAGCTCGGCATGGCGGAGCCCGCCTATATCGAGCTGCCGGCGCGCGGCGCGCCGCTGGGGATGCGCGGCGACTGGAACGCTTCCAAGGCCGCCTATGCCGGGTTTGGCCACGGTATCGCGGTGACGCCGCTGCATCTCGCCTCCGCTTATGCGGCAATGGTCAATGGCGGCATCTGGCGCCCGGCGACGCTGCACCGGATCGAGCCGGGGCAGGCCCCCCGCGGCCGCCGGGTGTTCCGCGCCAGCACCAGCGCGCGGATGAACCAGCTGATGCGGATGATCGCGGTCTATGGCACCGGGCGCAATGCCAATGCGCCGGGCTTCCGCGTGGGTGGCAAGACGGGCAGTGCGGAAAAGCCGGGCGCGGGTGGCTATCGCCGCAGCACGCTGGTTTCCACTTTCGCCGCCGCCTTCCCGATGGATCGCCCGCGTTTCGTCATCATCGCCATGCTCGATGAGCCGCAGGGTACTATTGCCAGCTCGTTCCAGCGCACGGCTGCATGGAACGCCGCCCCGATCGTCGGGCGGCTGGTTCCGCGCATCGGGCCTCAATTGGGCGTGATGCCCGACGCGACCCGTGACATCGACCTGTCCGACTTGTTGCCGCTGGTAGGGGAACACTGA